From a region of the Rhizophagus irregularis chromosome 3, complete sequence genome:
- a CDS encoding uncharacterized protein (SECRETED:cutsite_VSA-EL; SECRETED:prob_0.8685); SECRETED:SignalP(1-25) — MRSLKKATIFFVAILLLFLLSFVSAELNRRDPQAPGDAPPAGGNPPADNPPAGGNPPADNPPAAGGKGGNPPAGAPDAGGKAPAGGAPDAGGKAPAGGAPDAGGKAPAGGAPDAGGKAPAGGNPPAGGAPAAGGKLPAAGGKLPADGTTTGTNDTAIPKKSVNPLTPSVQVNMVSPKMSSKNILFKIGSNITFKWTYSAKFDDPPKTISAYAQPQVDAKTFYPIALNQTLNETGQEVTWVTADNATSLPMAKYKLWICDERGLVAPAFPGGLQVFSGLEFGLYKPQDNNGNCPTCTINSAVSISIIPLLSTIGFTLISIISFNFILI; from the exons atgCGTTCACTAAAAAAAGCGACGATATTTTTCGTCGCCAtcttacttttatttttattatccttTGTTTCTGCAGAATTAAATAGAAGag ATCCACAAGCACCTGGTGACGCACCACCAGCGGGAGGAAATCCACCAGCAGATAATCCACCAGCGGGAGGAAATCCACCAGCGGATAATCCACCAGCAGCAGGAGGCAAAGGAGGAAATCCACCAGCAGGAGCACCAGATGCAGGAGGAAAAGCTCCAGCGGGAGGAGCACCAGACGCAGGAGGAAAAGCTCCAGCGGGAGGAGCACCAGATGCAGGAGGAAAAGCTCCAGCAGGAGGAGCACCAGACGCAGGAGGAAAAGCTCCAGCAGGGGGAAATCCTCCAGCGGGAGGAGCACCAGCGGCAGGAGGAAAACTTCCTGCGGCGGGAGGAAAACTTCCTGCAGATGGAACAACAACGGGAACAAATGATACAGcaataccaaaaaaaagtgttaatCCATTAACACCATCAGTTCAAGTCAATATGGTTTCTCCAAAAATGTCATCAAAGAATATACTATTTAAAATAGGatcaaatattacatttaagTGGACTTATTCTGCAAAGTTTGATGATCCACCAAAAACAATATCAGCTTATGCACAACCACAAGTAGATGCAAAAACTTTTTATCCGATAGCACTAAATCAAACCCTTAATGAAACGGGACAAGAAGTAACTTGGGTTACGGCTGATAATGCAACATCTTTACCTATGgctaaatataaattatggaTTTGTGACGAAAGGGGACTTGTTGCTCCTGCTTTTCCTGGCGGTCTTCAAGTTTTTTCGGGTTTGGAATTTGGTTTATATAAACCACAAGATAATAATG gtaacTGTCCAACCTGTACTATTAATAGCGCTgtttcaatttcaataattccTTTATTATCTACTATCGGTTTTacattaatatcaataatttcatttaattttattttgatttaa